The following proteins come from a genomic window of Nicotiana tomentosiformis chromosome 12, ASM39032v3, whole genome shotgun sequence:
- the LOC138903006 gene encoding uncharacterized protein yields MEVTETSLLYSFLGLGKDAVMRPTSGEEETSAPVLKPAKDNKRKRPSAFEDTELKTRTARKPRKKTIPLTEESVRRLRDEDEEEEEENDSSILVAQVKKTIDAPKTAGSMMVDEAPPRTEGALALHQEAFSKSRAELSRCKAHFRVLSVERNALKLLSGQREEEIKDLRSELAKAHQDLTDLIEQSSAQARKIEELEAWLASELAKAKFEAEEAKEEAEAIVAVYRADAEAAQAQVRKAIETAHTRAYWIAELTKCQSRRETLEEIHARGFDLTNEIAKSREHEVEAGVLALPMMMMMMAARAGPRMGRTSI; encoded by the exons ATGGAAGTGACTGAAACATCCCTTCTGTACAGTTTCCTAG gcctgggcaaagatgcggtcatgaggcccaCGTCTGGTGAGGAAGAGACTTCGGCCCCGGTTCTGAAACCGGCGAAGGACAACAAGAGAAAAAGGCCCTCGGCTTTCGAAGACACAGAACTTAAGacaaggacggctcgtaagccgaggaagaaaacCATCCCTCTGACCGAAGAATctgttcggcgtctaagggatgaagacgaagaagaagaagaagaaaacgacagCTCCATACTGGTGGCCCAagtgaagaaaaccattgatGCCCCAAAGACAGCTGGATCGATGATGGTtgatgaggctccgcctcgaaccgAGGGG GCTTTAGCTCTCCATCAGGAGGCGTTTTCCAAGTCTCGGGCAGAGCTGAGCCGATGTAAGGCTCACTTCCGAGTGCTTTCAGTGGAGAGAAATGCCCTGAAACTTCTTAGTGGGCAGAGAGAGGAAGAGATCAAAGATCTTCGatccgagttggccaaggctcaccaagatctgacagacctgatcgagcag agctcggctcaagcaaggaaaatagaggagctcgaggcttggttggcttccgaacttgccaaggccaaattcGAAGCCGAAGAAGCAAAGGAAGAGGCTGAGGCAATCGTGGCTGTCTaccgggctgatgctgaagctgctcaggccCAAGTGAGAAAGGCTATCGAGACCGCTcacactcgagcatattggattgccgAACTTACCAAAtgtcaatctcggagggaaaccctcgaggagattcacgctcgaggttttgatcttACCAATGAGATAGCAAAGTCTAGAGAGCATGAAGTCGAAGCTGGAGTGCTAgcacttccgatgatgatgatgatgatggcagcaagagcgggtccgagaatggggaggacctcaaTATAG
- the LOC104096527 gene encoding blue copper protein-like: MATFATKLMCLFLILGLASPSFATDIVNIDWSLEASLDLDLTLNVGDVVVFNYIPKLHDVVQVDIDGYKSCVPTNILYRDDSGKTTITLDKAGVRQYISSVATDCLKGLKITITVL; encoded by the exons ATGGCAACTTTTGCAACAAAGTTGATGTGCTTGTTCCTCATTCTGGGTCTTGCTTCCCCTAGCTTTGCCACAGACATCGTAAACATTGATTGGAGCTTGGAAGCTAGCCTTGATTTGGACCTAACCTTAAACGTTGGCGATGTTGTGG TTTTCAACTACATCCCAAAACTTCACGACGTGGTTCAAGTGGACATTGATGGCTACAAATCTTGCGTTCCAACAAATATATTGTATAGGGATGACAGTGGGAAGACAACTATTACTTTGGACAAAGCTGGTGTTCGTCAGTATATCTCTTCTGTCGCCACTGACTGCCTTAAAGGTCTCAAGATTACTATCACTGTACTTTGA